A genomic window from Vitis riparia cultivar Riparia Gloire de Montpellier isolate 1030 chromosome 18, EGFV_Vit.rip_1.0, whole genome shotgun sequence includes:
- the LOC117906487 gene encoding beta-1,3-galactosyltransferase 7 has product MKNRSSKKFSAKWIPIICVLCFCFGMLLTNRLWTPPESNSQLISRRQHEQELQIISEGCTTKKKPTQERDVMEEVHKTHEAIQYLDKSISMLQMELSATRNSQEMRSSDGSGAISTSSSGVSERKKVFVVIGINTAFSSRKRRDSVRATWMPQGEKLLQLEREKGIVIRFMIGHSATPNSILDRAIDSEDAHHNDFLRLEHVEGYHELSAKTKIFFSTAVAKWDAEFYVKVDDDVHVNLGMLVATLAHHHSKPRVYIGCMKSGPVLSQKNVKYHEPEYWKFGEEGNKYFRHATGQIYAISKDLATYISINQPILHKYANEDVSLGSWFIGLEVEHIDERNMCCGTPPDCEWKAQAGNVCIASFDWSCSGICNSVEKIKDVHARCGEGDGAVWSDFLN; this is encoded by the exons ATGAAGAACCGAAGCAGCAAAAAATTCTCTGCGAAATGGATTCCTATTATATGCGTCCTCTGCTTTTGCTTTGGAATGCTCCTCACTAACAG ATTGTGGACTCCACCCGAATCCAACAGCCAACTGATTTCGAGGCGTCAACATGAACAGGAGCTGCAAATAATTTCCGAGGGTTGCACGACCAAGAAG AAGCCGACGCAAGAAAGGGATGTAATGGAGGAGGTGCATAAGACTCACGAAGCAATTCA ATATCTGGACAAGTCGATTTCAATGCTTCAGATGGAGTTGTCGGCAACCAGGAATTCCCAGGAGATGAGGAGCTCGGACGGATCTGGTGCTATCTCGACTTCATCTAGTGGAGTCTCAGAAAGGAAGAAGGTGTTTGTGGTAATTGGAATTAACACTGCTTTTAGCAGTAGAAAGCGACGTGACTCTGTTAGAGCAACTTGGATGCCTCAAG GGGAGAAACTTCTTCAATTGGAGCGGGAGAAGGGAATCGTTATCAGGTTTATGATTGGCCACAG TGCAACACCCAACAGCATCTTAGATCGAGCCATTGATTCTGAAGATGCTCATCATAATGACTTCCTCAGGCTG GAACATGTTGAAGGGTATCATGAATTGTccgcaaaaacaaaaatattcttttcaacTGCTGTAGCAAAATGGGATGCTGAATTCTATGTCAAAGTGGATGATGATGTCCATGTCAATTTGG GTATGCTAGTTGCTACTCTTGCCCACCACCATTCAAAACCAAGAGTTTACATTGGGTGTATGAAATCTGGACCTGTTCTTTCACAAAA GAATGTAAAGTACCATGAACCAGAATACTGGAAGTTTGGAGAGGAGGGGAACAAGTATTTCCGGCATGCAACTGGGCAGATTTATGCAATCTCAAAAGATCTGGCCACATACATCTCGATCAACCA GCCCATATTGCACAAATATGCCAATGAAGATGTGTCTCTTGGTTCGTGGTTTATCGGTCTTGAAGTTGAGCACATTGATGAACGCAATATGTGCTGTGGGACTCCACCAG ATTGTGAGTGGAAGGCCCAGGCAGGGAATGTCTGTATTGCATCATTTGACTGGAGCTGCAGTGGAATTTGCAACTCAGTAGAGAAAATCAAAGACGTTCATGCAAGGTGTGGTGAAGGGGATGGGGCTGTTTGgagtgattttttaaattaa
- the LOC117906803 gene encoding eukaryotic translation initiation factor 5-like, giving the protein MALQNIGAGNRDDAFYRYKMPKMITKIEGRGNGIKTNVVNMVDIAKALARPASYTTKYFGCELGAQSKFDERTGTSHVNGAHDTPKLAGLLENFIKKYVQCYGCGNPETEIVITKTQMITLKCAACGFVSDVDMRDKLTTFILKNPPEQKKTSKDKKAMRRAEKERLKEGEAADEEQKKLKKEAVKKKGSSVSSKDVASKVASTKKTTSVSDEDRSPTGSQADENETEPADESDDDVQWQTDTSMEAAQQRIKEQLSAVTAGMVMLSMDEEKAKSTKKSPKHEEKSELKGAQNGTKSVNNQERLVDEIKEYLKKGPSAVKLKNFLGSLSGTSQEIIDALFEALFMGIGKGLAKEVAKKKTYLAAVTQEDRSQSILLHAIESFCGKSNPEAVKEVGLVLKALYDNDLLEEEFILEWYKQGLAGGNKNSQIWKNVKPFIEWLQSAESESEEE; this is encoded by the coding sequence ATGGCTTTACAGAATATTGGTGCTGGAAACAGGGATGATGCCTTCTATAGGTATAAGATGCCCAAAATGATAACCAAGATTGAAGGTCGAGGGAATGGAATCAAGACTAATGTGGTCAACATGGTTGATATTGCAAAGGCCTTGGCTAGACCTGCATCTTACACAACCAAGTATTTTGGTTGTGAGCTTGGAGCGCAGTCCAAATTTGATGAAAGGACTGGAACTTCCCATGTCAATGGAGCCCATGACACTCCAAAGCTTGCTGGGCTTCTTGAAAACTTTATCAAGAAATATGTTCAGTGCTATGGTTGTGGGAACCCTGAAACTGAAATAGTCATTACCAAGACACAGATGATTACCCTAAAATGTGCTGCATGTGGGTTTGTTTCAGATGTCGATATGAGGGATAAGCTCACAACATTTATTCTCAAGAATCCGCCTGAGCAAAAGAAAACATCAAAAGACAAGAAGGCAATGAGAAGGGCTGAGAAGGAGCGGCTCAAGGAAGGGGAGGCTGCTGATGAGGAGCAGAAGAAGCTGAAAAAAGAGGCTGTGAAGAAAAAGGGCTCTTCAGTTAGTTCCAAGGATGTGGCTTCCAAAGTTGCATCAACAAAGAAGACCACCAGTGTATCTGATGAGGATCGTTCCCCAACTGGTAGCCAGGCTGATGAGAATGAAACAGAACCTGCTGATGAAAGTGATGATGATGTCCAATGGCAAACGGACACATCTATGGAGGCAGCTCAGCAACGAATCAAGGAACAACTGAGTGCTGTTACCGCTGGGATGGTTATGCTGTCTATGGATGAAGAGAAGGCAAAATCAACAAAGAAGTCCCCGAAACATGAAGAGAAATCTGAGCTCAAGGGAGCCCAAAATGGGACTAAATCAGTTAATAATCAAGAAAGGCTTGTTGATGAAATCAAAGAGTATCTGAAGAAGGGTCCTTCTGCAGTCAAACTCAAGAACTTTTTGGGATCCCTTTCAGGGACTTCCCAAGAAATCATTGATGCCCTGTTTGAAGCTCTATTTATGGGCATTGGGAAGGGGCTTGCTAAAGAGGTGGCCAAAAAGAAAACCTACCTGGCAGCAGTCACCCAGGAAGATCGTTCGCAGTCCATTCTGCTGCATGCTATTGAGTCCTTTTGTGGGAAATCAAATCCTGAGGCGGTAAAAGAGGTGGGCTTGGTTCTGAAAGCGCTGTATGACAATGATTTGCTGGAGGAAGAGTTCATACTAGAGTGGTATAAGCAGGGCTTGGCTGGTGGGAATAAGAACTCTCAGATCTGGAAGAATGTCAAGCCTTTCATTGAATGGCTCCAAAGTGCCGAGTCTGAATCAGAAGAGGAGTGA